A region from the Triticum aestivum cultivar Chinese Spring chromosome 3D, IWGSC CS RefSeq v2.1, whole genome shotgun sequence genome encodes:
- the LOC123078973 gene encoding uncharacterized protein, producing the protein MEPWERNGSESAKKTKTTPAPPVAPLGDDLLGEIFLRLPDMASLASAALVCKSWGRVACVPAIYRRFQSLRRPPLVGFILTDRSDMPVPHHCPKLRFVPAESRNPDLVSAAVDGDFFEDLPAIDSDDDGEGEYYEEWRLRGCDGGLLLLSRGRYALDLAAYDPLARTAVFFRPPHAWRYSSHIVRYSILVDDADASFRVIGMERWAGSHSAVFSSRTREWDMIASSDTNHAVYSFIRCWSDGMPAGRYVYWRSDTKKSRYCKDDEKILVLDMEAMVWSVIKPPIPPGESYCVADMAEHGGLCIVSSKEQCVQLWVRDSNAEWMLKKEVSLLNEFGYLKKLRLEEWMKRVRVLAMCTWSFGP; encoded by the coding sequence ATGGAACCATGGGAGAGAAACGGGAGCGAGAGTGCCAAGAAGACGAAGACCACGCCGGCGCCGCCGGTGGCCCCCCTCGGCGATGATCTCCTGGGCGAGATCTTCCTCCGCCTCCCCGACATGGCGTCGCTTGCCAGCGCCGCCCTCGTCTGCAAGAGCTGGGGCCGAGTAGCCTGCGTCCCGGCCATCTACCGCCGCTTCCAGTCCCTTCGCAGGCCCCCACTCGTCGGCTTCATCCTCACCGACCGCAGCGACATGCCTGTTCCTCACCACTGCCCTAAACTCCGCTTCGTCCCCGCCGAATCCCGTAATCCCGatctggtctccgccgccgttgaCGGCGACTTCTTCGAAGACCTCCCCGCCATAGATTCGGACGACGACGGCGAAGGGGAGTACTACGAGGAGTGGCGCCTCCGCGGCTGcgacggcggcctcctcctcctttcccgcgGCCGCTATGCGCTGGATCTCGCCGCGTATGACCCCCTCGCGCGGACGGCCGTCTTCTTCCGCCCTCCCCACGCCTGGCGCTATTCGTCCCACATCGTCCGCTACTCCATCTTGGTGGACGATGCCGACGCCTCGTTCCGGGTCATCGGCATGGAGCGGTGGGCCGGCTCACACTCCGCCGTCTTCTCCTCCCGCACCCGCGAGTGGGACATGATTGCCTCGTCCGATACGAACCATGCAGTGTATAGCTTTATACGATGCTGGAGCGACGGCATGCCCGCGGGCCGGTACGTGTACTGGCGGTCGGACACCAAGAAGTCCCGGTACTGCAAGGACGACGAGAAGATCTTGGTGCTGGACATGGAAGCAATGGTGTGGTCGGTTATCAAACCGCCAATCCCTCCTGGCGAATCGTACTGTGTCGCAGACATGGCGGAGCACGGCGGACTCTGCATTGTGTCCAGCAAAGAGCAGTGCGTGCAGCTCTGGGTCCGTGACAGCAATGCTGAGTGGATGCTCAAGAAGGAGGTTTCGTTGCTGAATGAGTTTGGATACCTGAAGAAGCTTCGTCTTGAGGAGTGGATGAAGCGCGTGCGCGTCCTGGCTATGTGTACATGGAGTTTTGGTCCATAA